The Blattabacterium cuenoti genome includes a region encoding these proteins:
- the groL gene encoding chaperonin GroEL (60 kDa chaperone family; promotes refolding of misfolded polypeptides especially under stressful conditions; forms two stacked rings of heptamers to form a barrel-shaped 14mer; ends can be capped by GroES; misfolded proteins enter the barrel where they are refolded when GroES binds) translates to MAKDIKFDIEARDKLKKGVDALANAVKVTLGPKGRNVVLQKSFGGPQVTKDGVTVAKEIELEDSIENLGAQMVKEVASKTNDVAGDGTTTATVLAQAIVREGLKNVAAGANPMDLKRGIDKALEVVIIDLKRQSREVGGNTEKIKQVASISANNDEKTGALIADAFEKVGKEGVITVEEAKGTDTSVDVVEGMQFDRGYQSPYFVTNTEKMITEFDQPQILLSDKKIAAMKDLLPILEPVAQSGKPLLIISEEVEGEALATLVVNKIRGTLKVAAIKAPGFGDRRKAMLEDIAILTGGTVISEETGSKLEDVKLHMLGKAERVIIDKDNTTIVNGGGSKKDIRARVDQIKAQIESTTSDYDKEKLQERLAKLAGGVAVLYVGAASEVEMKEKKDRVDDALNATRAAVEEGIVAGGGVALVRAIKSLENKKGDNVDQDTGIQIVRRSLEEPLRQIVANAGGEGSVVVAKVAEGKGDFGYDAKIGEYKNMIVAGIIDPTKVARVALENAASVSGMLLTTECVVTEIKKEEPNVAPPMPGAGGGGMGGMM, encoded by the coding sequence ATGGCAAAAGATATTAAATTCGATATTGAAGCAAGAGATAAATTAAAAAAAGGAGTGGATGCATTGGCTAATGCAGTTAAAGTGACTTTGGGACCAAAAGGTCGTAATGTTGTGTTACAAAAATCTTTCGGAGGACCTCAAGTCACTAAAGATGGAGTTACTGTTGCTAAAGAAATTGAATTGGAGGATTCTATAGAGAATCTTGGAGCTCAGATGGTTAAAGAAGTTGCTTCCAAAACTAATGATGTAGCAGGAGATGGAACTACAACTGCAACTGTATTAGCTCAAGCTATTGTCAGAGAAGGATTAAAAAATGTAGCAGCTGGAGCTAATCCTATGGATTTAAAAAGAGGAATAGATAAAGCTTTAGAAGTAGTTATCATAGATCTTAAAAGACAATCTAGAGAAGTGGGAGGAAACACAGAAAAAATCAAACAAGTAGCTTCTATTTCTGCAAATAATGATGAAAAAACAGGTGCTTTGATTGCTGATGCTTTTGAGAAAGTAGGAAAAGAAGGAGTTATTACAGTGGAAGAAGCAAAAGGAACAGACACATCTGTAGATGTAGTGGAAGGAATGCAATTTGATAGAGGTTATCAATCTCCTTATTTCGTTACAAATACTGAAAAAATGATAACAGAATTCGATCAACCTCAAATTTTGTTATCTGACAAAAAAATAGCAGCAATGAAAGATTTGTTGCCTATATTAGAACCTGTAGCACAATCCGGAAAACCTTTATTAATTATATCAGAAGAAGTGGAAGGAGAAGCATTAGCTACATTAGTAGTCAATAAAATTAGAGGAACTTTAAAAGTAGCAGCCATTAAGGCTCCTGGTTTTGGGGACAGAAGAAAAGCTATGTTGGAAGATATTGCTATATTAACAGGAGGAACTGTAATTTCAGAAGAAACAGGGAGCAAGTTAGAAGACGTCAAATTACACATGTTAGGAAAAGCAGAAAGAGTTATTATAGATAAAGATAACACTACTATTGTAAATGGAGGTGGAAGTAAAAAAGATATAAGAGCACGTGTTGATCAAATTAAAGCTCAAATTGAATCTACTACATCAGATTATGATAAGGAAAAATTACAAGAACGTCTTGCAAAATTAGCTGGGGGAGTAGCTGTATTATATGTTGGAGCAGCTTCTGAAGTAGAAATGAAAGAAAAAAAAGATCGTGTTGATGATGCCTTAAATGCTACTAGAGCTGCAGTAGAAGAAGGAATTGTGGCTGGAGGAGGTGTAGCTTTAGTTCGTGCTATTAAATCTTTAGAAAATAAAAAAGGAGATAATGTAGATCAAGATACTGGAATACAAATAGTTAGAAGATCACTCGAGGAACCTTTACGTCAAATTGTGGCTAATGCAGGAGGGGAAGGATCTGTTGTTGTAGCTAAAGTAGCAGAAGGAAAAGGTGATTTTGGGTATGATGCAAAAATTGGTGAGTATAAAAATATGATAGTAGCAGGTATTATAGACCCAACTAAAGTAGCTAGAGTTGCATTAGAAAACGCTGCATCTGTTTCAGGAATGCTATTAACTACTGAATGTGTTGTAACAGAAATAAAAAAAGAGGAACCTAATGTTGCACCTCCAATGCCAGGAGCTGGAGGAGGAGGAATGGGTGGAATGATGTGA
- a CDS encoding co-chaperone GroES, with amino-acid sequence MVEVKIKPLADRVLVQPDPAETKTASGIIIPDTAKEKPQKGIIIAVGRGKKDEPMSLKEGDRVLYGKYSGTELKWEGKEYLIMRESDVIAII; translated from the coding sequence ATGGTGGAAGTAAAGATTAAACCTTTAGCAGATCGCGTTCTTGTGCAACCTGATCCTGCTGAAACCAAAACTGCTTCAGGTATCATTATTCCTGATACGGCAAAAGAAAAACCACAAAAAGGGATTATAATAGCAGTAGGAAGGGGAAAAAAAGATGAACCTATGAGTCTAAAAGAAGGAGATCGAGTTTTGTACGGTAAATATTCTGGAACAGAATTAAAATGGGAAGGTAAAGAATATCTTATTATGCGAGAATCTGATGTTATAGCTATTATATGA
- a CDS encoding ferritin: MLSKKIQLGLVKQLNRELESSLLYLSMGSWVERKGYDGICEFLYDHSNEERMHMLKLIRYLNRRGGEVTLDKILIENITYPSLKELFLKLFEHEKKISDEINLLVEISLREKDFFTYNFLQWYVEEQTEEEAVSKMILDKIELIGEDKGGLYFFDKDMKNFHKNKKF, from the coding sequence ATGCTCAGTAAAAAAATACAACTAGGGTTAGTCAAACAATTGAATAGAGAATTGGAATCTTCTTTACTATATTTATCGATGGGTTCTTGGGTTGAAAGAAAAGGTTATGATGGAATATGTGAATTTTTGTATGATCATTCGAATGAAGAAAGAATGCATATGTTAAAATTGATTAGATATCTTAATAGAAGAGGAGGAGAAGTGACTTTAGATAAAATATTGATTGAAAATATAACATATCCGTCTTTAAAAGAATTATTTCTGAAATTATTTGAACATGAAAAAAAAATTTCTGATGAGATAAATTTATTAGTCGAAATTTCTTTGCGAGAAAAAGATTTTTTTACATATAATTTTCTTCAATGGTATGTTGAAGAACAGACAGAAGAAGAAGCTGTAAGCAAAATGATTTTAGATAAAATCGAATTAATAGGAGAAGACAAGGGGGGATTATATTTCTTCGATAAAGATATGAAGAATTTTCATAAAAATAAAAAATTTTGA
- a CDS encoding KdsC family phosphatase encodes MNDINTFIFDVDGVLTNCTLNLFPDGNMVRQMFAKDGYAIQLAKKKGYNLCIITRGSDLMVFKRLRRLNIRYIYQGVDDKKKYLDKYCNILNITKKKILYMGDDIPDIEIMKSVALPCSPIDAVQEVKDISKYVSPKKGGRGCVRDVIEQTLKIQKNWF; translated from the coding sequence ATGAATGATATTAATACTTTCATATTTGATGTGGATGGAGTATTGACTAATTGTACTTTAAATCTGTTTCCGGATGGAAATATGGTCCGTCAAATGTTTGCTAAAGATGGTTATGCTATACAATTAGCAAAAAAAAAAGGATATAATTTATGCATTATAACAAGAGGATCTGATCTAATGGTTTTTAAACGTTTGAGAAGATTGAATATTCGTTATATTTATCAAGGAGTAGATGATAAAAAAAAGTATTTAGATAAATATTGTAATATTTTAAATATTACTAAAAAGAAAATTCTTTATATGGGGGACGATATTCCTGATATCGAAATTATGAAATCAGTTGCTTTGCCTTGTTCTCCTATAGATGCGGTTCAAGAAGTTAAAGATATATCCAAATATGTTTCTCCTAAGAAAGGAGGGAGAGGATGTGTTAGAGATGTCATTGAACAAACTTTGAAAATTCAGAAAAATTGGTTTTGA
- a CDS encoding sigma-54 interaction domain-containing protein, translating into MESVSIQNIKKKFGIIGYDYTLYRALEKAIQVAPTDISVLVLGESGVGKEFIPKIIHQYSSRKHHTYIAVNCGAIPEGTIDSELFGHEKGSFTGATSMRKGYFEGANGGTIFLDEVGELPLTTQVRLLRILESGEFIKVGSSKIQKTNIRIVAATNLNMTESIQKGKFREDLYYRLNTVQINVPPLRFRKNDIKFLFKKFSNDFAEKYHMPPVTLNEESLKYLENYSWPGNIRQLRNLTEQISVVETKREISVDKLKEYIPENIPSVSFSNHDNEVIQTSFHERERDFLYKILFDMKKNLNNLKDITFQLIKNNSNTRFIEENQQLMKKVFGKMIHNRDNSIFQLEDSSKSEEDLDYEEVEEDLSKNELSSFSLEEREIKFIQKALKKNNGKRRKAAKELGISERTLYRKIKQYGL; encoded by the coding sequence ATGGAATCCGTTTCTATCCAAAATATAAAAAAAAAATTTGGAATCATTGGATATGATTATACTTTATATAGAGCCTTAGAAAAGGCAATACAAGTAGCACCTACTGATATTTCTGTATTAGTTCTTGGAGAAAGCGGAGTAGGAAAAGAATTTATTCCAAAAATTATACATCAATATTCTTCTAGAAAACATCATACTTACATTGCAGTTAATTGTGGAGCTATTCCAGAAGGAACAATTGACAGTGAACTTTTTGGACACGAAAAAGGATCTTTTACAGGAGCAACGAGCATGCGAAAAGGTTATTTTGAAGGAGCAAATGGAGGAACTATTTTTTTAGATGAAGTAGGAGAACTACCTTTAACCACACAAGTTCGTCTTCTGAGAATATTAGAATCAGGAGAATTTATTAAAGTAGGATCCTCTAAAATCCAAAAAACAAACATACGTATTGTTGCAGCTACTAATTTAAATATGACAGAATCAATACAAAAAGGAAAGTTTAGAGAAGATTTATATTATCGTTTAAATACAGTACAAATTAATGTTCCTCCTTTACGTTTTCGTAAAAACGATATTAAATTTTTATTTAAAAAATTTTCCAATGACTTTGCAGAAAAATATCATATGCCTCCAGTAACACTTAATGAAGAGTCTTTGAAATATTTGGAAAACTATTCTTGGCCTGGTAATATCAGACAATTAAGAAATCTTACAGAACAAATTTCTGTGGTAGAAACTAAACGTGAAATCTCTGTAGATAAATTAAAAGAATATATTCCAGAAAATATTCCATCTGTATCTTTTTCTAATCATGACAATGAAGTTATACAAACATCTTTTCATGAAAGAGAAAGAGATTTTCTTTATAAAATTTTATTTGACATGAAAAAAAATTTGAATAATTTAAAAGATATTACTTTTCAATTGATTAAAAATAATTCTAATACTAGATTTATAGAAGAGAATCAACAACTTATGAAAAAAGTATTTGGAAAAATGATTCATAATAGAGATAATTCAATTTTTCAATTAGAAGATTCTTCTAAATCTGAAGAAGATTTAGATTATGAAGAAGTTGAAGAGGATTTATCTAAAAATGAGTTATCTTCTTTTTCTTTAGAAGAGAGAGAAATAAAATTTATTCAAAAAGCTTTAAAAAAAAATAATGGAAAGAGAAGAAAAGCAGCAAAAGAATTGGGTATTTCGGAAAGAACATTATATAGAAAAATTAAACAATATGGCTTATAA
- the pncB gene encoding nicotinate phosphoribosyltransferase, protein MNNFSIVSSLLDNDFYKFTMQNAVIKLFPLAKAKYEFINRGKHTFPKNFAKILQENLNKMALLKLSKEERIYLEQYCPYLDSSYLDFLNKYQYNPKEVNIFQEGKNIQMYIEGLWSRTILWEVPLMAIISELYYKLTGAQNISEKKIQSITKEKLKKYKKLQVKIGEYGTRRRFSYRIHKLVLEILKKEGKPFFIGSSNVHLSHVFSIKPIGTQGHEWIMFHAAKYGFNIADRIAMENWLTIYNGNLGVALSDTYTSSIFFKNFNKKLSSIFKGVRHDSGDPIYFTKETIKHYKKLKINPIRKKIIFSDNLNPYKVSYISSFCKNKINACFGIGSNFTNDVGFPKMNIVIKMVKAFTKKKWISVVKLSNVQEKSTGKKNMIFLAKKILRI, encoded by the coding sequence ATGAATAATTTTTCTATTGTTTCATCATTATTAGACAATGATTTTTATAAATTCACAATGCAAAATGCTGTAATTAAACTATTTCCACTAGCAAAAGCTAAATATGAATTTATAAATAGAGGAAAACACACTTTTCCTAAAAATTTTGCTAAAATTCTTCAAGAAAATTTAAACAAAATGGCTCTTTTAAAACTTTCAAAAGAGGAAAGAATTTATTTAGAACAATATTGTCCCTATCTAGATTCCTCCTATCTAGATTTTTTAAATAAATATCAATACAACCCAAAAGAAGTAAATATTTTTCAAGAAGGTAAAAATATACAAATGTACATAGAAGGATTATGGAGCAGAACTATATTATGGGAAGTACCTTTAATGGCTATCATATCTGAATTATATTATAAATTAACAGGAGCTCAAAATATATCGGAAAAGAAAATTCAAAGTATAACAAAAGAAAAATTAAAAAAGTATAAAAAATTGCAAGTTAAAATTGGAGAATATGGAACAAGAAGAAGATTTTCTTATAGAATACATAAATTGGTATTGGAAATTTTAAAAAAAGAAGGAAAACCTTTCTTTATAGGAAGCAGTAATGTTCATCTATCTCATGTTTTTTCAATAAAACCAATAGGAACTCAAGGACATGAATGGATTATGTTTCATGCAGCAAAATATGGATTTAATATAGCTGATCGTATAGCTATGGAAAATTGGTTAACCATTTACAATGGTAATTTAGGAGTAGCTTTATCTGATACATACACTTCTTCTATCTTTTTTAAAAATTTTAATAAAAAACTTTCAAGTATTTTTAAAGGAGTCAGACATGATAGTGGAGATCCGATTTATTTTACTAAGGAAACTATAAAACATTATAAAAAATTGAAAATAAATCCCATAAGAAAAAAAATTATATTTTCAGATAATCTAAATCCATATAAAGTTTCTTATATTTCTTCTTTTTGTAAAAATAAGATAAATGCTTGTTTTGGAATAGGAAGCAATTTTACGAACGATGTAGGTTTCCCTAAAATGAATATTGTAATAAAAATGGTAAAAGCTTTTACAAAAAAAAAATGGATATCAGTAGTAAAACTTTCTAATGTCCAAGAAAAATCTACAGGAAAAAAAAATATGATTTTTTTAGCAAAAAAAATACTTCGTATATAA
- the dapA gene encoding 4-hydroxy-tetrahydrodipicolinate synthase has translation MKKLDGTGVALVTPFKKDGKIDFNGLEKLVKYVVNNNVDYLVALGTTAETATLSYEEKLDVVKCIQSSNYKKIPVILGIGGNDTKDVIKKINSIKNLSDFYAILSVSPYYNRPSQEGIYQHFKSISNCTKADIILYNVPKRTGSNIIPDTVLRLAHDYKNIIGIKEASGNILQCYRIFEKKPENFNVISGDDFTILPFILGGGKGAISVIAQGFPKKISHMISLAKKDNAKKAFSIFYDIIKIIDLVYEEGNPTGIKTLLNIIGICDPYVRLPLLEGTNSLREKILHALK, from the coding sequence ATGAAAAAATTAGATGGAACAGGTGTAGCGTTAGTTACTCCTTTTAAAAAGGATGGAAAAATTGATTTTAATGGACTTGAAAAACTTGTAAAATATGTTGTGAATAATAATGTTGATTATTTAGTCGCGTTGGGAACAACAGCAGAAACAGCAACATTAAGTTATGAAGAAAAATTGGATGTAGTAAAATGTATTCAAAGTTCGAATTATAAGAAAATTCCTGTAATTCTAGGAATAGGAGGAAATGATACAAAGGATGTTATAAAAAAAATAAATAGCATAAAAAATTTGTCAGATTTTTATGCTATTCTTTCAGTTTCTCCTTATTATAATAGACCCTCTCAGGAGGGGATCTATCAACATTTTAAATCAATTTCCAATTGTACAAAAGCAGATATAATTTTATATAATGTTCCTAAAAGAACAGGATCTAATATTATACCGGATACTGTTTTGCGTTTAGCTCATGATTATAAGAATATAATAGGAATTAAAGAAGCCTCAGGAAATATTTTACAGTGTTATAGGATTTTTGAGAAAAAACCGGAAAATTTTAATGTAATATCAGGAGATGATTTTACAATTTTGCCTTTTATATTAGGTGGAGGAAAAGGTGCAATTTCAGTAATTGCTCAAGGTTTTCCCAAAAAAATCTCTCATATGATATCCTTAGCTAAAAAGGATAATGCAAAAAAAGCCTTTTCTATTTTTTATGATATTATTAAAATAATAGATCTTGTTTATGAAGAAGGAAATCCTACAGGAATCAAAACTTTATTGAACATAATCGGAATATGTGATCCATATGTAAGATTACCATTACTAGAGGGAACTAATTCTTTAAGAGAAAAAATATTACATGCATTAAAATAA
- the miaB gene encoding tRNA (N6-isopentenyl adenosine(37)-C2)-methylthiotransferase MiaB — translation MKKKSFYIENYGCQMNISDSHVIVSILLKNGFILSEFNKANIILLNACSIREKAELTIKKRLEQLKFIKKKRKIWIGIIGCFSRKIKNSFLQEKKVDFFVNPDSYKEIHNFIDYSVMGKHYFYNAKKDETYADVSLVKTLQILHNNKKITTFLSITRGCNNMCTFCIVPFTRGRERSSDPYSIIEECKRLYQNGYKEITLLGQNVDSYLWTEKKMIQNQKNENINVVDFSKLLDLLAKEIPSMRIRFSTSNPHDMSNQVLEVISKHENICKHIHLPVQSGSNKILKLMNRKYTREKYLSLVKRIKNIIPECSISHDIMTGFCNENEEDHQKTISLMNEIKYNYGYMFSYSPRPGTYAYRKLKDNVPVNTKKRRLKEIIDLQTQHSFDRMQEHLGNVEEVLIEGESKRDSQHWYGKNTQNLTVVFPKKSSINIGDLAHVEIVDATSATLIGKYCK, via the coding sequence ATGAAAAAAAAAAGTTTTTATATTGAGAATTATGGTTGTCAAATGAACATATCAGATAGTCATGTTATTGTTTCAATTTTATTAAAAAATGGTTTTATTTTATCTGAATTTAATAAAGCAAACATAATATTACTAAATGCTTGTTCTATTCGAGAAAAAGCAGAATTAACTATAAAGAAAAGATTGGAACAACTCAAATTTATCAAAAAAAAGAGAAAAATTTGGATTGGAATTATAGGATGTTTTTCAAGAAAAATTAAAAATTCTTTTTTACAAGAAAAAAAAGTTGATTTTTTTGTTAATCCAGATTCTTATAAAGAAATCCATAATTTTATTGATTATTCTGTAATGGGAAAACATTATTTTTATAATGCGAAAAAAGATGAAACTTATGCAGATGTCAGTTTGGTAAAAACATTACAAATATTACATAATAATAAAAAAATAACAACTTTTTTAAGTATAACAAGAGGTTGTAACAATATGTGTACATTTTGTATCGTCCCTTTTACTAGAGGAAGAGAAAGAAGTAGTGATCCATATTCTATAATAGAGGAATGTAAACGTTTATATCAAAATGGATACAAAGAAATAACTCTTTTAGGACAGAATGTTGATTCTTATTTGTGGACAGAAAAAAAAATGATTCAAAACCAAAAAAATGAAAATATTAATGTTGTAGATTTTTCAAAACTTTTAGATCTTTTAGCGAAAGAAATTCCTTCTATGAGAATAAGGTTTTCTACATCTAATCCTCACGATATGTCTAATCAAGTATTAGAAGTGATTTCTAAACATGAAAATATTTGTAAACACATTCATTTGCCTGTTCAATCTGGAAGCAATAAAATATTAAAATTAATGAATAGAAAATATACACGAGAAAAATATCTTTCTTTAGTCAAAAGAATTAAAAATATAATACCTGAATGTTCTATATCTCATGATATTATGACTGGATTTTGTAATGAAAATGAAGAAGATCACCAAAAAACTATAAGTTTAATGAATGAGATAAAATATAATTATGGATATATGTTTTCTTATTCTCCTAGACCTGGAACTTATGCATATAGAAAATTAAAAGATAATGTTCCTGTAAATACAAAAAAAAGACGACTAAAAGAAATTATTGATTTGCAAACCCAACACTCTTTTGATCGAATGCAAGAACATTTGGGAAATGTAGAAGAAGTTTTAATAGAAGGAGAATCAAAAAGAGATAGTCAACATTGGTATGGAAAAAATACACAAAATCTAACTGTAGTTTTTCCTAAAAAATCCTCAATAAATATAGGAGATTTAGCTCATGTAGAAATAGTAGATGCTACATCTGCAACTTTAATAGGAAAATATTGCAAATGA
- a CDS encoding RNA recognition motif domain-containing protein yields the protein MDNTKLYVGNLSYDMTEQELKKYFESVGEVTHAKIIFDESTSSKRSKGFGFVEMSNEENAKQAIEKLNGTEFMGRNIIVSAARPRTKKDY from the coding sequence ATGGACAATACGAAATTATACGTAGGTAATTTATCTTATGATATGACAGAACAAGAATTGAAAAAATATTTTGAATCTGTAGGAGAAGTAACTCATGCTAAAATAATTTTTGATGAATCTACATCAAGTAAAAGAAGTAAAGGATTTGGATTTGTAGAAATGTCTAATGAAGAAAATGCAAAACAGGCTATAGAAAAATTAAATGGAACAGAGTTTATGGGTCGAAATATCATTGTATCTGCAGCTAGGCCAAGAACAAAAAAAGATTATTAA
- a CDS encoding outer membrane protein assembly factor BamD: MIRIILVIFFIFIGSILDLEGCFFFQDKKSFLSEEGSFFEKVKNHYLSSLDFNLDQTKTDVAIDKLNQFIQKYPDGSKIKEAYRLLNNLLEKIERKNYCIANSYFLMHRYRASLIYFQDLINDFPESSFKEKIMYKICVSQYQLSKKKDFGKSYEKYMDNFPYSSNAKKLKVLYKKLKQ; encoded by the coding sequence TTGATTAGAATTATTTTAGTAATCTTTTTTATTTTCATTGGTTCTATTTTAGATTTAGAAGGATGTTTTTTTTTTCAGGATAAGAAATCGTTTTTGTCAGAAGAAGGAAGTTTTTTTGAAAAAGTGAAAAATCATTATTTATCATCTTTAGATTTTAATTTAGATCAAACAAAAACTGATGTTGCAATTGATAAACTGAATCAGTTTATTCAAAAATATCCTGATGGATCTAAAATTAAAGAAGCTTATAGGTTGCTTAATAATTTGTTAGAAAAAATAGAAAGAAAAAATTATTGTATTGCTAATTCTTATTTTTTGATGCATAGATATCGGGCTTCTTTAATTTATTTTCAAGATCTTATTAATGATTTTCCAGAGAGTAGTTTCAAAGAAAAAATTATGTATAAAATTTGTGTATCCCAATATCAACTTTCTAAAAAAAAAGATTTTGGAAAATCATATGAAAAATACATGGACAATTTTCCATATTCTTCTAATGCAAAAAAACTAAAGGTTTTATATAAAAAATTAAAACAATGA
- a CDS encoding DUF3276 family protein, whose translation MEEKENIKERNEICSRTLKTGSRTYFFDARETRAGDYYLTITESKKNFSETGEITYKKHKIYLYKEDFSKFQSILDDMIRFIINEKGREVISERHQKDFKNHTTYNQEIKEGHKKASEMKNFTNINFEDI comes from the coding sequence ATGGAAGAAAAAGAAAATATCAAAGAGAGAAATGAAATTTGTTCACGAACTCTAAAAACTGGTAGTCGAACTTATTTTTTTGATGCAAGAGAAACAAGAGCTGGTGATTATTATTTGACTATAACTGAAAGTAAAAAAAATTTTTCTGAAACAGGAGAAATAACTTATAAAAAGCATAAAATATATTTGTATAAAGAAGACTTTTCAAAATTCCAGAGTATACTTGATGATATGATTCGATTTATTATTAATGAAAAAGGTAGAGAAGTTATTTCAGAACGTCATCAAAAAGATTTTAAAAATCATACTACATACAATCAAGAAATTAAAGAGGGTCATAAAAAGGCATCAGAAATGAAAAATTTCACAAATATTAATTTTGAGGATATTTAA
- the secG gene encoding preprotein translocase subunit SecG: MLVILIQNPKRESIHQSFMEKNFRFFGIKRTNTFLENVTWFLSIMIFLLTLFFNFLLKLNMS, from the coding sequence ATGTTGGTAATTCTAATACAAAATCCAAAAAGAGAAAGTATCCATCAATCTTTTATGGAAAAAAATTTCAGATTTTTTGGAATTAAAAGAACAAATACATTTTTGGAAAATGTGACTTGGTTTTTATCTATTATGATATTTCTTTTGACTCTATTTTTTAATTTTTTATTAAAATTGAATATGTCATAA